Proteins encoded together in one Lagopus muta isolate bLagMut1 chromosome 3, bLagMut1 primary, whole genome shotgun sequence window:
- the LOC125691034 gene encoding kinesin-like protein KIF20A isoform X1, which yields MLPAPPVRGVRQVPARRVPSRRAMDDEGKNRASAELSDASESDSFLDLAYQPLKVFLRVRPFSVAELESHETQGCVTIEDPQTVILHAPKESPVMKNCERGIGHSVHKFTFSQVFGPETTQSEFFEGSTKEIVRAYVNGVNGLVFTYGVTNAGKTYTIQGTSKDLGILPRSLDMIFNYIRGRQYLKMNFKPYLSNDVKKLEEAQVKQEEVIKATLLASLKEETESISNTVANMCHVEPTSSKCISRNLPSLAERNYVPIDAYQTNIHQRTQASVWVSFCEIYNEYVYDLLSVLSTLKNQKRRVLRICEDQGGNSYIKDLKWINIQSTEEGCKILKIGNKNRSFACTRMNEQSSRSHSIFSIRLLILTDEHQPHVLRVSELTFCDLAGSERCNKTQAFGDRLKEAGNINNSLHILGKCIAALKQNQNPKMKPSYIPFRESKLTRLFQPFFCGKGKACMIVNINQHANTYDETLHVMKFSAIAKQVIQAVLPKNLGDFPPKLVGGDGKPIVRFDVNTSVDDFPDSNETSAEEEVDITILSHEDLLKTAENLKEKLVAERQSKLLLEVNIRREMAEAMFRQLLETEEAWSNRLEDMKDSYEEKLESKFEMYKEAIKKHAYLCAMEQIEDHYVPIEEFIAEQEKVEDRESKILQLERQLHEQSGRLLTLGSPRSDILTTENGMEPDLTDKTMKRANEGLQKQCMEKDELIKSLKLKIQKLNETLLEANEGYRKMAEENSRLKHTIMLKDQEMNSLQNWAKRALELEETVSSLQKELDGRKKHFSIEDSKQQKPRRGLLANLKSTVAGTAGTPLGRGWGKHEEASTSRKHVLFAHKAKE from the exons ATGCTCCCTGCGCCGCCCGTGCGGGGTGTCCGGCAGGTTCCCGCGCGGCGAG TGCCTTCGCGCAGAGCAATGGATGATGAGGGAAAAAACCGCGCCTCTGCGGAGCTATCCGACGCGTCGGAGTCGGATTCCTTCCTGGACCTG GCCTATCAACCTTTGAAAGTTTTCTTGAGGGTGAGACCCTTTTCTGTAGCAGAACTGGAAAGCCATGAAACTCAG gGTTGTGTAACTATTGAAGATCCCCAGACAGTAATTCTTCATGCACCCAAAGAATCTCCTGTAATGAAAAACTGTGAAAGAGGAATTGGTCACTCTGTACATAAATTCACCTTTTCTCAG GTCTTTGGGCCAGAAACTACTCAAAGCGAATTTTTTGAAGGCTCAACAAAAGAGATTGTGAGAGCATATGTTAATGGAGTAAATGGGCTGGTATTTACTTATGGCGTTACAAATGCAGGCAAGACATACACTATCCAAG GAACTTCAAAGGACTTGGGTATTTTACCTCGCTCACTTGACATGATTTTTAACTACATAAGAGGCAGACAGTATCTGAAGATGAATTTTAAACCATATTTGAGTAATGATGTTAAGAAATTAGAAGAGGCGCAAGTTAAACAAGAAGAAGTCATAAAAGCCACTCTTCTGGCATCACTGAAAGAG GAGACTGAAAGCATCTCAAATACAGTTGCAAATATGTGTCACGTGGAGCCAACTTCTTCCAAATGTATTTCAAGAAATCTGCCTTCACTAG CAGAGAGGAATTATGTTCCAATTGACGCCTATCAGACCAATATACACCAAAGAACACAAGCATCTGtgtgggtttctttttgtgAGATTTATAACGAGTATGTGTATGACCTCCTAAGTGTAttatctacattaaaaaatcaGAAGCGGAGAGTCTTAAGAATTTGTGAAGATCAAGGAGGAAACTCTTATATTAAAG ACTTGAAGTGGATTAACATTCAGAGCACTGAAGAAGGCTGCAAAATACTAAAAATAGGAAACAAGAACCGAAGCTTTGCTTGTACTAGAATGAATGAGCAATCAAGCAGGAG TCACAGTATATTTTCAATCCGGCTACTGATTCTAACTGATGAACATCAACCACATGTTCTTAGAGTTTCTGA GTTGACTTTCTGTGACCTAGCTGGGTCAGAGAGGTGTAATAAGACACAAGCCTTTGGAGACAGACtaaaagaagcaggaaatatAAATAATTCTCTTCATATCCTTGGAAAATGCATTGCAGCACTGAAACAGAATCAAAATCCAAA gaTGAAGCCAAGCTATATTCCATTCAGAGAGAGCAAATTGACTCGCCTGTTTCAGCCATTCTTTTGTGGAAAAGGCAAAGCTTGCATGATTGTAAATATCAATCAACATGCTAATACATATGATGAAACACTGCATGTAATGAAATTTTCTGCTATAGCCAAACAG GTTATCCAGGCTGTCCTACCAAAAAATTTAGGTGACTTTCCACCAAAGTTAGTTGGAGGTGATGGCAAACCTATTGTCCGTTTTGATGTGAACACATCTGTGGATGACTTTCCTGACAGTAATGAAACCTCTGCAGAAGAGGAAGTGGACATCACCATTCTGAGTCATGAG GATCTGTTGAAAACTGCAGAGAACCTGAAAGAGAAGCTAGTTGCAGAAAGGCAAAGTAAACTCCTTCTGGAGGTGAACATACGTAGAGAGATGGCAGAAGCAATGTTCCGACAGCTGCTGGAAACAGAGGAAGCCTGGAG CAACCGCTTGGAAGATATGAAAGACAGTTACGAAGAAAAACTGGAGAGCAAATTTGAAATGTACAAAGAAGCCATTAAAAAGCATGCGTACTTGTGTGCAATGGAACAAATTGAAGACCATTATGTTCCCATAGAAGAATTTATAGCTGAACAAGAGAAAGTTGAG gatagAGAGAGTAAAATATTGCAGTTGGAAAGGCAACTTCATGAACAGTCAGGAAGGCTGTTGACTCTGGGAAGTCCACGTTCAGATATATTGACTACTGAAAATGGTATGGAACCAG ATCTTACAGACAAGACGATGAAGAGAGCCAACGAAGGACTGCAGAAACAATGCATGGAGAAAGATGAG CTTATAAAATCTTTGAagcttaaaatacagaaattaaatgaaacacTGTTGGAAGCTAATGAAGGCTACAGAAAAATGGCAGAAGAGAACAGCAGGCTGAAGCATACGATCATGCTTAAG GATCAAGAAATGAACAGTCTCCAGAACTGGGCTAAACGTGCTCTTGAGCTTGAAGAAACAGTGTCTTCCCTGCAAAAAGAACTTGATGGACGCAAAAAGCATTTCTCTATTGAGGACTCAAAACAGCAGAAACCCAGGAGAGGTTTGTTGGCTAACCTGAAATCCACAGTAGCAGGTACTGCTGGCACACCTCTTGGCAGAGGCTGGGGGAAGCATGAAGAAGCTTCAACCTCAAGAAAACACGTGTTATTTGCTCATAAAGCAAAGGAATGA
- the LOC125691034 gene encoding kinesin-like protein KIF20A isoform X2, with protein MLPAPPVRGVRQVPARRVPSRRAMDDEGKNRASAELSDASESDSFLDLAYQPLKVFLRVRPFSVAELESHETQGCVTIEDPQTVILHAPKESPVMKNCERGIGHSVHKFTFSQVFGPETTQSEFFEGSTKEIVRAYVNGVNGLVFTYGVTNAGKTYTIQGTSKDLGILPRSLDMIFNYIRGRQYLKMNFKPYLSNDVKKLEEAQVKQEEVIKATLLASLKEETESISNTVANMCHVEPTSSKCISRNLPSLERNYVPIDAYQTNIHQRTQASVWVSFCEIYNEYVYDLLSVLSTLKNQKRRVLRICEDQGGNSYIKDLKWINIQSTEEGCKILKIGNKNRSFACTRMNEQSSRSHSIFSIRLLILTDEHQPHVLRVSELTFCDLAGSERCNKTQAFGDRLKEAGNINNSLHILGKCIAALKQNQNPKMKPSYIPFRESKLTRLFQPFFCGKGKACMIVNINQHANTYDETLHVMKFSAIAKQVIQAVLPKNLGDFPPKLVGGDGKPIVRFDVNTSVDDFPDSNETSAEEEVDITILSHEDLLKTAENLKEKLVAERQSKLLLEVNIRREMAEAMFRQLLETEEAWSNRLEDMKDSYEEKLESKFEMYKEAIKKHAYLCAMEQIEDHYVPIEEFIAEQEKVEDRESKILQLERQLHEQSGRLLTLGSPRSDILTTENGMEPDLTDKTMKRANEGLQKQCMEKDELIKSLKLKIQKLNETLLEANEGYRKMAEENSRLKHTIMLKDQEMNSLQNWAKRALELEETVSSLQKELDGRKKHFSIEDSKQQKPRRGLLANLKSTVAGTAGTPLGRGWGKHEEASTSRKHVLFAHKAKE; from the exons ATGCTCCCTGCGCCGCCCGTGCGGGGTGTCCGGCAGGTTCCCGCGCGGCGAG TGCCTTCGCGCAGAGCAATGGATGATGAGGGAAAAAACCGCGCCTCTGCGGAGCTATCCGACGCGTCGGAGTCGGATTCCTTCCTGGACCTG GCCTATCAACCTTTGAAAGTTTTCTTGAGGGTGAGACCCTTTTCTGTAGCAGAACTGGAAAGCCATGAAACTCAG gGTTGTGTAACTATTGAAGATCCCCAGACAGTAATTCTTCATGCACCCAAAGAATCTCCTGTAATGAAAAACTGTGAAAGAGGAATTGGTCACTCTGTACATAAATTCACCTTTTCTCAG GTCTTTGGGCCAGAAACTACTCAAAGCGAATTTTTTGAAGGCTCAACAAAAGAGATTGTGAGAGCATATGTTAATGGAGTAAATGGGCTGGTATTTACTTATGGCGTTACAAATGCAGGCAAGACATACACTATCCAAG GAACTTCAAAGGACTTGGGTATTTTACCTCGCTCACTTGACATGATTTTTAACTACATAAGAGGCAGACAGTATCTGAAGATGAATTTTAAACCATATTTGAGTAATGATGTTAAGAAATTAGAAGAGGCGCAAGTTAAACAAGAAGAAGTCATAAAAGCCACTCTTCTGGCATCACTGAAAGAG GAGACTGAAAGCATCTCAAATACAGTTGCAAATATGTGTCACGTGGAGCCAACTTCTTCCAAATGTATTTCAAGAAATCTGCCTTCACTAG AGAGGAATTATGTTCCAATTGACGCCTATCAGACCAATATACACCAAAGAACACAAGCATCTGtgtgggtttctttttgtgAGATTTATAACGAGTATGTGTATGACCTCCTAAGTGTAttatctacattaaaaaatcaGAAGCGGAGAGTCTTAAGAATTTGTGAAGATCAAGGAGGAAACTCTTATATTAAAG ACTTGAAGTGGATTAACATTCAGAGCACTGAAGAAGGCTGCAAAATACTAAAAATAGGAAACAAGAACCGAAGCTTTGCTTGTACTAGAATGAATGAGCAATCAAGCAGGAG TCACAGTATATTTTCAATCCGGCTACTGATTCTAACTGATGAACATCAACCACATGTTCTTAGAGTTTCTGA GTTGACTTTCTGTGACCTAGCTGGGTCAGAGAGGTGTAATAAGACACAAGCCTTTGGAGACAGACtaaaagaagcaggaaatatAAATAATTCTCTTCATATCCTTGGAAAATGCATTGCAGCACTGAAACAGAATCAAAATCCAAA gaTGAAGCCAAGCTATATTCCATTCAGAGAGAGCAAATTGACTCGCCTGTTTCAGCCATTCTTTTGTGGAAAAGGCAAAGCTTGCATGATTGTAAATATCAATCAACATGCTAATACATATGATGAAACACTGCATGTAATGAAATTTTCTGCTATAGCCAAACAG GTTATCCAGGCTGTCCTACCAAAAAATTTAGGTGACTTTCCACCAAAGTTAGTTGGAGGTGATGGCAAACCTATTGTCCGTTTTGATGTGAACACATCTGTGGATGACTTTCCTGACAGTAATGAAACCTCTGCAGAAGAGGAAGTGGACATCACCATTCTGAGTCATGAG GATCTGTTGAAAACTGCAGAGAACCTGAAAGAGAAGCTAGTTGCAGAAAGGCAAAGTAAACTCCTTCTGGAGGTGAACATACGTAGAGAGATGGCAGAAGCAATGTTCCGACAGCTGCTGGAAACAGAGGAAGCCTGGAG CAACCGCTTGGAAGATATGAAAGACAGTTACGAAGAAAAACTGGAGAGCAAATTTGAAATGTACAAAGAAGCCATTAAAAAGCATGCGTACTTGTGTGCAATGGAACAAATTGAAGACCATTATGTTCCCATAGAAGAATTTATAGCTGAACAAGAGAAAGTTGAG gatagAGAGAGTAAAATATTGCAGTTGGAAAGGCAACTTCATGAACAGTCAGGAAGGCTGTTGACTCTGGGAAGTCCACGTTCAGATATATTGACTACTGAAAATGGTATGGAACCAG ATCTTACAGACAAGACGATGAAGAGAGCCAACGAAGGACTGCAGAAACAATGCATGGAGAAAGATGAG CTTATAAAATCTTTGAagcttaaaatacagaaattaaatgaaacacTGTTGGAAGCTAATGAAGGCTACAGAAAAATGGCAGAAGAGAACAGCAGGCTGAAGCATACGATCATGCTTAAG GATCAAGAAATGAACAGTCTCCAGAACTGGGCTAAACGTGCTCTTGAGCTTGAAGAAACAGTGTCTTCCCTGCAAAAAGAACTTGATGGACGCAAAAAGCATTTCTCTATTGAGGACTCAAAACAGCAGAAACCCAGGAGAGGTTTGTTGGCTAACCTGAAATCCACAGTAGCAGGTACTGCTGGCACACCTCTTGGCAGAGGCTGGGGGAAGCATGAAGAAGCTTCAACCTCAAGAAAACACGTGTTATTTGCTCATAAAGCAAAGGAATGA
- the LOC125691034 gene encoding kinesin-like protein KIF20A isoform X3, which translates to MLPAPPVRGVRQVPARRVPSRRAMDDEGKNRASAELSDASESDSFLDLAYQPLKVFLRVRPFSVAELESHETQGCVTIEDPQTVILHAPKESPVMKNCERGIGHSVHKFTFSQVFGPETTQSEFFEGSTKEIVRAYVNGVNGLVFTYGVTNAGKTYTIQGTSKDLGILPRSLDMIFNYIRGRQYLKMNFKPYLSNDVKKLEEAQVKQEEVIKATLLASLKEETESISNTVANMCHVEPTSSKCISRNLPSLAERNYVPIDAYQTNIHQRTQASVWVSFCEIYNEYVYDLLSVLSTLKNQKRRVLRICEDQGGNSYIKDLKWINIQSTEEGCKILKIGNKNRSFACTRMNEQSSRSHSIFSIRLLILTDEHQPHVLRVSELTFCDLAGSERCNKTQAFGDRLKEAGNINNSLHILGKCIAALKQNQNPKMKPSYIPFRESKLTRLFQPFFCGKGKACMIVNINQHANTYDETLHVMKFSAIAKQVIQAVLPKNLGDFPPKLVGGDGKPIVRFDVNTSVDDFPDSNETSAEEEVDITILSHEDLLKTAENLKEKLVAERQSKLLLEVNIRREMAEAMFRQLLETEEAWSNRLEDMKDSYEEKLESKFEMYKEAIKKHAYLCAMEQIEDHYVPIEEFIAEQEKVEDRESKILQLERQLHEQSGRLLTLGSPRSDILTTENDLTDKTMKRANEGLQKQCMEKDELIKSLKLKIQKLNETLLEANEGYRKMAEENSRLKHTIMLKDQEMNSLQNWAKRALELEETVSSLQKELDGRKKHFSIEDSKQQKPRRGLLANLKSTVAGTAGTPLGRGWGKHEEASTSRKHVLFAHKAKE; encoded by the exons ATGCTCCCTGCGCCGCCCGTGCGGGGTGTCCGGCAGGTTCCCGCGCGGCGAG TGCCTTCGCGCAGAGCAATGGATGATGAGGGAAAAAACCGCGCCTCTGCGGAGCTATCCGACGCGTCGGAGTCGGATTCCTTCCTGGACCTG GCCTATCAACCTTTGAAAGTTTTCTTGAGGGTGAGACCCTTTTCTGTAGCAGAACTGGAAAGCCATGAAACTCAG gGTTGTGTAACTATTGAAGATCCCCAGACAGTAATTCTTCATGCACCCAAAGAATCTCCTGTAATGAAAAACTGTGAAAGAGGAATTGGTCACTCTGTACATAAATTCACCTTTTCTCAG GTCTTTGGGCCAGAAACTACTCAAAGCGAATTTTTTGAAGGCTCAACAAAAGAGATTGTGAGAGCATATGTTAATGGAGTAAATGGGCTGGTATTTACTTATGGCGTTACAAATGCAGGCAAGACATACACTATCCAAG GAACTTCAAAGGACTTGGGTATTTTACCTCGCTCACTTGACATGATTTTTAACTACATAAGAGGCAGACAGTATCTGAAGATGAATTTTAAACCATATTTGAGTAATGATGTTAAGAAATTAGAAGAGGCGCAAGTTAAACAAGAAGAAGTCATAAAAGCCACTCTTCTGGCATCACTGAAAGAG GAGACTGAAAGCATCTCAAATACAGTTGCAAATATGTGTCACGTGGAGCCAACTTCTTCCAAATGTATTTCAAGAAATCTGCCTTCACTAG CAGAGAGGAATTATGTTCCAATTGACGCCTATCAGACCAATATACACCAAAGAACACAAGCATCTGtgtgggtttctttttgtgAGATTTATAACGAGTATGTGTATGACCTCCTAAGTGTAttatctacattaaaaaatcaGAAGCGGAGAGTCTTAAGAATTTGTGAAGATCAAGGAGGAAACTCTTATATTAAAG ACTTGAAGTGGATTAACATTCAGAGCACTGAAGAAGGCTGCAAAATACTAAAAATAGGAAACAAGAACCGAAGCTTTGCTTGTACTAGAATGAATGAGCAATCAAGCAGGAG TCACAGTATATTTTCAATCCGGCTACTGATTCTAACTGATGAACATCAACCACATGTTCTTAGAGTTTCTGA GTTGACTTTCTGTGACCTAGCTGGGTCAGAGAGGTGTAATAAGACACAAGCCTTTGGAGACAGACtaaaagaagcaggaaatatAAATAATTCTCTTCATATCCTTGGAAAATGCATTGCAGCACTGAAACAGAATCAAAATCCAAA gaTGAAGCCAAGCTATATTCCATTCAGAGAGAGCAAATTGACTCGCCTGTTTCAGCCATTCTTTTGTGGAAAAGGCAAAGCTTGCATGATTGTAAATATCAATCAACATGCTAATACATATGATGAAACACTGCATGTAATGAAATTTTCTGCTATAGCCAAACAG GTTATCCAGGCTGTCCTACCAAAAAATTTAGGTGACTTTCCACCAAAGTTAGTTGGAGGTGATGGCAAACCTATTGTCCGTTTTGATGTGAACACATCTGTGGATGACTTTCCTGACAGTAATGAAACCTCTGCAGAAGAGGAAGTGGACATCACCATTCTGAGTCATGAG GATCTGTTGAAAACTGCAGAGAACCTGAAAGAGAAGCTAGTTGCAGAAAGGCAAAGTAAACTCCTTCTGGAGGTGAACATACGTAGAGAGATGGCAGAAGCAATGTTCCGACAGCTGCTGGAAACAGAGGAAGCCTGGAG CAACCGCTTGGAAGATATGAAAGACAGTTACGAAGAAAAACTGGAGAGCAAATTTGAAATGTACAAAGAAGCCATTAAAAAGCATGCGTACTTGTGTGCAATGGAACAAATTGAAGACCATTATGTTCCCATAGAAGAATTTATAGCTGAACAAGAGAAAGTTGAG gatagAGAGAGTAAAATATTGCAGTTGGAAAGGCAACTTCATGAACAGTCAGGAAGGCTGTTGACTCTGGGAAGTCCACGTTCAGATATATTGACTACTGAAAATG ATCTTACAGACAAGACGATGAAGAGAGCCAACGAAGGACTGCAGAAACAATGCATGGAGAAAGATGAG CTTATAAAATCTTTGAagcttaaaatacagaaattaaatgaaacacTGTTGGAAGCTAATGAAGGCTACAGAAAAATGGCAGAAGAGAACAGCAGGCTGAAGCATACGATCATGCTTAAG GATCAAGAAATGAACAGTCTCCAGAACTGGGCTAAACGTGCTCTTGAGCTTGAAGAAACAGTGTCTTCCCTGCAAAAAGAACTTGATGGACGCAAAAAGCATTTCTCTATTGAGGACTCAAAACAGCAGAAACCCAGGAGAGGTTTGTTGGCTAACCTGAAATCCACAGTAGCAGGTACTGCTGGCACACCTCTTGGCAGAGGCTGGGGGAAGCATGAAGAAGCTTCAACCTCAAGAAAACACGTGTTATTTGCTCATAAAGCAAAGGAATGA
- the RPS20 gene encoding 40S ribosomal protein S20 — protein MAFKDTGKAPVEQEVAIHRIRITLTSRNVKSLEKVCADLIRGAKEKNLKVKGPVRMPTKILRITTRKTPCGEGSKTWDRFQMRIHKRLIDLHSPSEIVKQITSISIEPGVEVEVTIADA, from the exons GCATTTAAAGATACTGGCAAGGCACCTGTGGAGCAAGAGGTAGCAATTCATCGCATTAGAATTACTTTGACCAGTCGCAATGTAAAATCACTTGAGAAGG tctGTGCTGACTTGATCAGAGGCGCTAAGGAGAAAAACCtgaaagtgaaaggacctgTGCGCATGCCTACCAAG ATTCTGCGAATCACTACCAGGAAGACACCTTGTGGTGAAGGCTCCAAGACCTGGGATCGTTTCCAAATGCGTATCCATAAACGACTCATTGACTTGCACAGCCCTTCGGAGATTGTGAAGCAGATCACTTCCATCAGCATTGAGCCAGGTGTAGAAGTTGAAGTTACTATTGCCGATGCCTAA